One stretch of Candidatus Nitrosotenuis cloacae DNA includes these proteins:
- a CDS encoding DUF1512 domain-containing protein — protein sequence MNYTELFSTDNLFGGDSSNPIMWIIWIVPIVLFVFYGQRIQLIITSSEINKSIEKLQKYKDETRKELLDYLQKKNASGDVTKKVDSFLEYFTIMPVDIDPNGIMPKIKHLLRSREDYTRSQVSMLAKDITPLESTKIQNLLEVVTSLNLLHKIVRHLYLTAKRQNNFPLILPLQMMIPFIMEQADALKGAVSALKQGQPIGDGIGPMVIGKMMLGAQKKTIALETVYSESEFEGRRLILLKAEGPLATVGRPGDAVETLVAEKHPNVIIMVDAGLKLEGETSGTIAQGFGAAIGGMGTDRYQIEEAATRHNIPVYAIVIKQSIKEAITLMSKDIADKSDEVESQIYQTILENTKPGDLIVVVGVGNTLGVPQ from the coding sequence TTGAATTATACTGAATTATTCTCAACTGACAATCTGTTTGGCGGTGACTCGTCAAACCCGATAATGTGGATAATCTGGATTGTGCCAATTGTTCTCTTTGTATTTTATGGACAGAGAATACAGCTAATAATCACATCTAGTGAGATAAACAAGAGCATTGAAAAGCTGCAAAAATACAAAGACGAAACTCGAAAAGAATTGCTTGACTATCTGCAAAAGAAAAATGCATCAGGCGATGTTACAAAAAAAGTCGACTCGTTCCTGGAATACTTTACCATAATGCCAGTTGATATCGACCCAAACGGAATAATGCCAAAAATAAAACACTTGTTACGATCACGCGAGGATTACACCAGATCCCAAGTGTCTATGCTTGCAAAAGACATCACACCACTCGAATCAACCAAAATCCAAAATCTACTCGAAGTGGTAACGTCGCTGAATCTGTTGCACAAAATAGTCCGACACCTATACCTTACCGCAAAAAGACAAAACAACTTCCCGCTGATTTTGCCACTCCAAATGATGATTCCATTTATCATGGAGCAGGCAGATGCGCTAAAGGGAGCAGTTTCTGCACTAAAACAGGGACAGCCAATCGGTGATGGAATTGGGCCTATGGTAATAGGAAAAATGATGCTTGGAGCCCAGAAAAAAACAATAGCGCTGGAAACCGTATATTCGGAATCCGAGTTTGAGGGCAGACGCCTGATACTCTTAAAGGCAGAAGGCCCACTTGCCACGGTTGGCAGGCCAGGAGATGCTGTAGAAACACTGGTTGCAGAAAAACACCCAAATGTGATAATCATGGTGGATGCAGGCCTAAAACTGGAAGGCGAGACCTCTGGGACTATCGCTCAAGGATTTGGCGCCGCAATTGGTGGAATGGGAACAGACCGATACCAAATAGAAGAAGCGGCAACAAGGCACAACATCCCAGTCTATGCAATTGTGATAAAGCAATCAATCAAAGAGGCAATCACTCTGATGAGTAAAGACATTGCCGATAAATCAGACGAGGTAGAATCACAAATCTATCAGACCATACTAGAAAACACCAAGCCTGGTGATCTCATAGTTGTAGTTGGTGTTGGCAACACACTAGGAGTTCCTCAATGA
- a CDS encoding TATA-box-binding protein — translation MPQTKPIVSIENVVASASVDQKMDLNEITRNFPDVEYHPDQFPGLVFRLKSPKTATLIFTSGKMVCTGAKSEEMARSAVKSVVQKLRKGGIKVKKDAVVDIQNIVASINLGGKIHLEQAARTLPRSMYEPEQFPGLIHRMLDPKTVILLFSSGKLVCTGAKKEPDVYRSVNNLHSLLEEKNLMIYD, via the coding sequence ATGCCACAAACAAAGCCGATAGTAAGCATCGAAAACGTAGTTGCTTCTGCTTCAGTGGATCAGAAAATGGACCTTAATGAGATTACTCGTAATTTTCCAGATGTAGAGTATCATCCAGATCAATTTCCTGGCTTGGTCTTTAGACTAAAGAGTCCCAAGACTGCAACCTTGATTTTCACCTCTGGCAAGATGGTCTGTACTGGTGCAAAATCAGAAGAGATGGCACGAAGTGCAGTCAAGTCGGTTGTTCAAAAGCTCAGAAAGGGCGGAATCAAAGTCAAAAAAGACGCAGTAGTTGATATCCAAAACATTGTTGCATCAATTAATCTGGGTGGAAAAATTCACCTAGAGCAGGCAGCAAGAACCCTACCACGCAGCATGTACGAGCCAGAACAATTTCCAGGCCTGATTCACCGAATGCTTGATCCAAAAACCGTGATCCTGCTTTTCTCATCCGGAAAGCTAGTGTGCACAGGTGCCAAAAAAGAGCCAGATGTATATCGCTCCGTTAACAACCTACACTCGCTACTAGAAGAAAAGAATCTAATGATCTACGACTAG
- a CDS encoding tRNA-binding protein — protein MTITYDDFAKLDIKVAKIIATEKIPGKTKIIKGTIDLGGETRNLIIGGAQYFAPEELIGKTVIAITNLEPKTVGGVESNAMLLAADLNDKPYWLTVDESIPLGTKIK, from the coding sequence ATGACCATTACTTATGATGACTTTGCCAAACTCGACATCAAGGTGGCAAAAATCATAGCCACCGAAAAGATTCCAGGCAAGACCAAGATAATCAAGGGAACTATTGATCTTGGCGGCGAAACCCGAAATCTCATAATTGGTGGTGCACAGTATTTTGCACCAGAGGAACTAATTGGAAAAACCGTAATTGCAATCACAAATTTGGAGCCAAAGACAGTTGGCGGTGTTGAATCAAACGCAATGCTTTTGGCAGCGGATCTTAATGACAAGCCATATTGGCTTACAGTTGATGAGTCAATCCCACTTGGAACGAAAATAAAATAA
- a CDS encoding type II toxin-antitoxin system RatA family toxin yields the protein MATIDAAVVINAPVDKVWDVVSDIDNEPKFWKGTKSIRNISKDGNTIIREVTIAFKDSKCMQTITLQPKERIFAEFTEGIINGTKTIQLIPEGEKTRLEAIWDMKLSGVMGMFTGMVKKHIKSGTEQALEAIKQEIEKP from the coding sequence ATGGCAACAATTGATGCCGCAGTTGTGATTAATGCACCAGTAGACAAAGTATGGGATGTTGTATCAGATATAGATAATGAGCCAAAGTTCTGGAAGGGAACAAAGTCAATTAGAAACATTTCCAAAGACGGCAACACCATAATTCGCGAAGTAACAATTGCATTCAAGGACTCTAAATGCATGCAGACCATAACGCTGCAGCCAAAGGAGAGAATCTTTGCAGAGTTTACAGAAGGCATCATTAACGGAACCAAAACAATTCAGCTAATCCCAGAAGGTGAGAAAACAAGACTAGAGGCAATCTGGGACATGAAACTATCAGGTGTGATGGGCATGTTTACTGGAATGGTAAAAAAACACATCAAGTCTGGAACCGAGCAAGCACTCGAGGCAATAAAGCAAGAAATCGAAAAGCCATGA
- a CDS encoding glycosyltransferase produces the protein MILDIINYVVAAILLGVALAWIILIKSMSVSFRHTPILDKFDATPHQTPRISVILPARNEQDFIGKCLDSLISQDYANYEIIAIDDSSDDDTGKIISEYASKDPRIIHVKAGPKPEGWMGKNWACMEGYKKATGSLLLFTDADTKFAKTVISLAVSHLESFGLDALTVIPKMICLDPWTKITLPVLSTFLHTRFSAIRVNDPTKKTGYFFGSFFIIRKSTYDGVGTHEGVKHEIIEDGALGKKVKEGGFKMKMVRGDHLIDAVWARDWSTLWNGLKRLMIPLFLQNGKIAVGIFFAVLFLLFMPYVFLAYSVSFAANSGSFFAVFVSSAVSSILLFSACVVDAFALRIKMHHAVCAPLGSLIVVCGFLAGLLQAKSNKSVSWRGRSYSMKDHTPDFINV, from the coding sequence ATGATTCTTGATATAATCAATTACGTCGTTGCGGCAATTCTACTCGGAGTAGCGCTTGCATGGATTATACTAATCAAGTCAATGTCAGTGTCGTTCCGCCACACACCAATTCTGGATAAATTTGATGCAACACCTCACCAGACTCCAAGGATCTCGGTAATTTTGCCGGCAAGAAACGAGCAGGATTTTATTGGAAAATGTCTGGACTCGCTAATATCACAAGATTATGCCAACTATGAGATAATTGCAATCGATGATTCATCAGATGATGACACTGGGAAAATAATATCAGAGTATGCAAGCAAAGACCCCAGAATAATCCATGTCAAGGCAGGCCCAAAGCCGGAGGGATGGATGGGAAAAAACTGGGCCTGCATGGAAGGCTACAAAAAGGCAACCGGCAGCCTGCTCTTGTTTACTGATGCCGACACCAAATTTGCAAAAACCGTCATTTCCTTGGCAGTTTCACATTTGGAATCATTTGGATTGGATGCGCTAACCGTAATACCAAAGATGATCTGCTTGGATCCTTGGACAAAAATAACGCTTCCAGTGCTATCCACGTTTTTGCATACCAGGTTTTCCGCCATTCGAGTTAATGATCCTACAAAAAAGACTGGTTACTTTTTTGGCAGTTTTTTCATAATCCGAAAATCAACGTATGATGGCGTCGGGACTCATGAGGGAGTAAAGCACGAAATTATAGAGGATGGTGCTCTTGGGAAAAAAGTCAAGGAAGGCGGATTCAAAATGAAGATGGTTCGTGGTGACCACCTAATCGATGCGGTGTGGGCTCGGGACTGGTCCACATTATGGAATGGCCTAAAAAGACTAATGATACCGCTCTTTTTGCAAAACGGCAAAATTGCAGTTGGGATATTTTTTGCAGTCTTGTTTTTGCTGTTCATGCCGTACGTGTTTTTGGCATATTCAGTATCATTTGCTGCAAACTCAGGCTCATTTTTTGCAGTATTTGTGAGCTCTGCAGTATCGTCGATATTGTTGTTTTCTGCATGTGTAGTGGATGCGTTTGCACTACGAATCAAGATGCATCATGCGGTTTGCGCGCCACTTGGAAGCCTGATAGTAGTGTGCGGATTTTTGGCAGGCCTACTCCAGGCAAAAAGCAACAAATCAGTATCTTGGAGAGGCAGGTCATATTCAATGAAAGACCACACTCCGGATTTTATCAACGTCTAG
- a CDS encoding S1C family serine protease, whose translation MAKSTVIVSALLGAIIVLVAYSIFLNPPNQIPSVDQISVNTKNSITAQDTGDLSLVEIFEKSEAGVVRINVKRPSTDPRGIGGVGSGFVYDSNGYIITNDHVVENAEKLTVTFLDGRSYKAKIIGQDIYTDLAVIKVNASSDVLQSLPVGDSSKLRVGEPIAAIGNPFGLSGSMSSGIISQVGRLLPSQDRGFQIPDIIQTDAAINPGNSGGPLLNMRGEVVGINTAIQSETGDFAGVGFAIPSRTVQKIIPVLIENKTYHHPWVGISGRDIDPDLADILKLKDARGFLVINVLKDSPAERAGLRGTNETKEVDGIRHQIGGDVVLAVDSKTVRKIDDILIHLQREKTVGDQMILQILRDGKVSDVVITLNERPTANIMLNSTNPTNSTQR comes from the coding sequence TTGGCAAAGTCTACTGTGATTGTTAGCGCACTGCTTGGCGCCATAATTGTTCTAGTAGCATATAGCATATTTTTGAATCCACCAAACCAAATTCCAAGCGTTGATCAGATTTCAGTTAATACAAAAAACTCCATAACGGCACAAGACACAGGCGATTTATCACTAGTTGAGATATTTGAGAAAAGCGAGGCAGGTGTTGTACGGATTAATGTCAAGCGTCCAAGCACGGACCCGCGAGGAATTGGCGGAGTTGGCTCTGGATTTGTCTATGATTCCAACGGATATATCATAACAAATGATCATGTTGTAGAAAATGCGGAAAAGCTCACAGTTACATTTTTGGATGGAAGATCATACAAGGCAAAAATCATCGGCCAAGACATCTACACAGACTTGGCAGTAATCAAGGTCAATGCAAGCTCCGATGTCTTGCAGTCATTGCCGGTTGGCGATTCATCAAAGCTCAGAGTTGGCGAGCCGATTGCGGCAATTGGAAATCCATTTGGATTATCGGGCTCGATGAGCTCAGGCATCATAAGCCAGGTTGGAAGATTATTGCCATCGCAAGACAGGGGATTCCAAATCCCAGACATCATACAAACTGATGCGGCAATCAATCCAGGAAACTCTGGCGGACCACTACTGAACATGCGTGGTGAGGTGGTTGGAATCAATACTGCAATCCAGTCCGAGACGGGGGATTTTGCAGGGGTAGGATTTGCCATACCATCAAGGACAGTACAGAAGATCATTCCAGTTCTAATTGAAAACAAGACATATCATCATCCGTGGGTTGGAATTTCTGGGCGCGACATAGACCCTGACTTGGCAGACATTTTGAAGCTAAAGGATGCCAGGGGATTCTTGGTGATTAATGTCCTAAAGGACAGCCCTGCAGAAAGGGCAGGCCTTCGAGGTACAAACGAGACAAAAGAAGTCGACGGAATTCGACACCAAATCGGAGGCGATGTCGTTTTGGCAGTGGACTCTAAGACTGTCAGAAAAATCGATGACATTTTGATTCATCTACAAAGAGAAAAAACAGTTGGTGATCAAATGATTTTACAGATTTTGCGGGACGGCAAGGTAAGCGATGTTGTCATCACCTTGAATGAAAGGCCCACTGCAAACATTATGCTGAATTCGACAAACCCAACCAACTCGACGCAAAGATAA
- the cofG gene encoding 7,8-didemethyl-8-hydroxy-5-deazariboflavin synthase subunit CofG: MSDLVLACEPLNRILDGKEISKNQAYEIFDQTKNNTTELFKAASTLRNIHKGKTVTFSKKAFFNLVNLCRDTCSYCTYKSDPNEQKLSLMSKKNVQELAALAKKYRCTEALFVTGERPEQKYPEAKEWLKENGFSTTAEYLVHASEIALGEGLFPHTNAGNLVKSEINELKKTNVSMGLMLENSSERLAEESMPHHLAPSKSPKARLKVLENTGELKMPMTTGVLVGIGETPYEIIDSLFAIKDIQDRFAHIQEVILQNFQPKQDTKMRDVPSAEENYFKTMVAISRIIMPKMNIQIPPNLSPNSYQYFLDAGINDWGGISPLTQDFVNPEFGWPQIGFVEKHTQDAGFELKARFPVYPEMFGMVNPELYEKMTGIMDESGHVIEEYWK; encoded by the coding sequence TTGAGTGATCTAGTGCTGGCATGTGAGCCACTAAATCGCATTTTAGACGGAAAAGAAATCTCAAAGAATCAGGCCTATGAGATTTTTGATCAGACAAAAAACAACACTACAGAATTATTCAAAGCAGCCAGTACACTTCGAAACATCCACAAGGGAAAAACAGTCACATTCTCAAAAAAGGCGTTTTTTAATTTGGTTAATTTGTGCCGAGACACCTGCTCGTATTGTACCTACAAATCAGACCCAAACGAACAAAAACTTTCTCTGATGAGCAAAAAAAATGTGCAAGAACTTGCTGCACTGGCAAAAAAATACCGATGCACCGAGGCGCTATTTGTAACAGGTGAGCGACCAGAGCAGAAATATCCGGAGGCAAAAGAATGGCTCAAAGAAAACGGATTTTCCACCACCGCGGAATATCTAGTCCACGCATCCGAAATTGCACTGGGTGAGGGATTATTCCCACACACCAATGCTGGAAATCTTGTCAAATCAGAAATTAATGAGCTCAAAAAGACAAACGTCAGCATGGGATTGATGTTGGAAAATTCTAGTGAAAGACTAGCGGAAGAGTCAATGCCACATCATTTGGCGCCAAGCAAAAGCCCAAAGGCCAGACTCAAGGTCTTGGAGAATACTGGTGAGCTCAAAATGCCAATGACCACGGGGGTTCTAGTTGGAATCGGCGAGACGCCATACGAGATAATCGATTCATTGTTTGCAATCAAGGATATACAGGATAGGTTTGCCCACATCCAGGAGGTAATACTGCAAAACTTCCAGCCAAAGCAGGACACCAAAATGAGGGATGTGCCATCCGCTGAGGAAAACTATTTCAAAACAATGGTTGCGATATCAAGGATAATCATGCCAAAAATGAACATACAGATCCCGCCAAACCTGTCCCCAAACTCTTACCAGTACTTTTTGGATGCAGGAATTAATGATTGGGGTGGAATTTCACCACTAACACAAGACTTTGTCAATCCAGAATTTGGCTGGCCGCAAATCGGATTTGTGGAAAAGCACACACAGGATGCAGGTTTTGAGCTCAAGGCAAGATTCCCAGTTTATCCAGAGATGTTCGGAATGGTTAATCCAGAATTGTATGAAAAAATGACAGGAATAATGGATGAGAGTGGTCATGTCATCGAGGAGTATTGGAAATGA
- the cofH gene encoding 5-amino-6-(D-ribitylamino)uracil--L-tyrosine 4-hydroxyphenyl transferase CofH, with product MIERLLKNADPLIAEALDHALSEKEITIPEAIRLYSAKGLDFHLVGMVADELRKRRVGDIVTFVVNRNINFTNVCIKQCGFCAFSRDFREEEGYFLPTTEIVRRAKEAHSLGATEVCIQAGLPPDMESSTYENICRAIKSEIPDIHIHGFSPEEVLYGATRSNVSIKEYLIRLKDAGVNTLPGTAAEILDQDMRDKISPGRISVKDWVDVIKTAHQLGINSTSTIMFGHIETPEDRVKHIAKIREIQKETGGFTEFVPLNFIHSEAPMYKHELHPGIKSGASANEVLLTHAISRIMLNNHINNIQMSWVKEGPKMAQVLLMWGANDFGGTLINESISTSAGAQHGQLLKPIEMRRLIREVGRIPAQRSTSYEIIKKYDVESGQDELDKIQDASQFGSYFELVKLDKYRYKNPRLN from the coding sequence ATGATAGAGCGACTATTAAAAAATGCAGACCCACTAATTGCAGAGGCACTAGACCACGCATTATCTGAAAAAGAGATAACCATCCCTGAGGCAATCAGGCTCTATTCCGCAAAGGGCCTTGACTTTCATTTGGTAGGAATGGTCGCAGACGAGTTACGAAAAAGACGAGTCGGCGATATTGTGACATTTGTAGTAAATAGAAACATCAACTTTACCAACGTCTGCATCAAGCAATGTGGATTTTGTGCATTCAGTCGGGACTTTAGAGAAGAGGAAGGGTACTTTTTGCCAACAACAGAAATTGTTCGACGCGCAAAAGAAGCGCACTCACTAGGTGCAACAGAGGTCTGCATACAGGCAGGACTCCCACCAGACATGGAATCAAGCACATATGAGAATATTTGCCGTGCAATAAAATCTGAAATCCCAGACATTCACATCCACGGATTTTCGCCAGAGGAGGTATTGTATGGCGCGACTCGCTCCAATGTCTCCATCAAGGAATATCTGATTAGACTAAAGGATGCTGGTGTCAACACCCTACCAGGAACTGCGGCCGAAATACTTGACCAAGACATGCGAGACAAAATATCACCGGGCAGAATCAGCGTCAAGGACTGGGTAGATGTGATAAAAACGGCGCATCAACTAGGAATCAACTCTACCTCAACCATCATGTTTGGCCACATTGAAACCCCGGAGGATAGAGTAAAGCACATTGCAAAAATCCGAGAAATCCAAAAAGAAACTGGTGGGTTTACCGAATTTGTCCCGCTTAATTTCATTCATTCAGAGGCGCCAATGTACAAGCACGAGTTGCACCCTGGCATAAAGAGTGGAGCGTCTGCAAACGAGGTTCTACTCACTCATGCAATATCCAGAATCATGCTAAACAACCACATCAACAATATCCAAATGTCGTGGGTAAAGGAAGGCCCCAAAATGGCACAGGTCTTGTTAATGTGGGGCGCAAATGACTTTGGGGGCACGCTAATCAACGAGTCCATTTCTACATCGGCTGGCGCCCAGCACGGGCAACTGCTAAAGCCAATAGAGATGAGACGACTGATTCGTGAAGTTGGAAGAATTCCAGCCCAGCGAAGTACCTCATATGAGATAATCAAAAAATATGATGTCGAGTCTGGCCAGGACGAGCTAGACAAAATACAGGACGCGTCCCAGTTTGGCTCTTACTTTGAGCTTGTCAAGCTGGACAAATACCGCTACAAGAACCCAAGGTTAAACTAG
- a CDS encoding TldD/PmbA family protein codes for MCDDVISFAQKISDESESVFCAKKTITIRITDSEIAEIKENHESSIGVRIVKDKKISSAQSTILDSKIVEQAVKNSANLARREFWEGFAGNSGTITIQKTNDPKIWSMDSTKAAEFAQIMIDHTKHQRINRISGSLNIVCDDFEIQNTSGLKKQEKSTYISGVINADSEIGIPVSGIGQASARTLDGFSPDKIGSDAAQMCVNSANPGTTEAQTISVIFEPLAVGEILYFVLGPNFALKTFSEKKSCFPKIGEKIATNDLDVLDEPHMQDSLGAKSFDEEGVPTKKTHYIKSGVFESTYTDLYNAYKEKSSSTGNACRPGIPLGRSSNPIPVSAPHNLTISPGNKSRDEIIRETKNGIIVSRLWYTYAVNPIKGDFSCTARSGIWQIQNGKITHPIKPVRIIHSLPKLLQNISGIGNNSKTVLPWAGLPITCPTIRCDGVSISLI; via the coding sequence GTGTGCGATGATGTAATTTCTTTTGCTCAAAAAATATCAGACGAGTCCGAGTCTGTGTTTTGCGCAAAAAAAACAATCACAATACGAATTACAGATTCAGAGATTGCCGAAATCAAGGAAAACCATGAAAGCTCAATTGGAGTACGAATAGTAAAAGACAAGAAAATCTCATCCGCCCAGTCCACCATCTTAGATTCTAAAATAGTAGAGCAGGCAGTAAAAAATTCAGCAAACCTTGCAAGAAGAGAATTCTGGGAAGGGTTTGCCGGTAATTCAGGTACAATAACAATCCAGAAAACAAATGATCCAAAGATTTGGTCAATGGATTCCACCAAGGCAGCCGAATTTGCCCAAATAATGATTGATCATACCAAGCACCAAAGAATCAACAGAATCTCTGGCTCATTGAACATAGTGTGCGATGATTTTGAGATTCAAAACACATCAGGCCTCAAAAAACAGGAAAAGTCAACCTACATCTCCGGTGTGATAAACGCAGACTCGGAAATCGGAATTCCAGTCTCAGGGATTGGCCAGGCCAGTGCAAGGACTCTGGATGGCTTTAGTCCAGACAAAATAGGCTCAGATGCTGCCCAAATGTGCGTAAATTCAGCAAATCCAGGCACGACAGAGGCCCAAACTATCAGTGTGATATTTGAGCCACTAGCGGTAGGTGAGATTTTGTATTTTGTTCTTGGACCAAACTTTGCGTTAAAAACATTCTCAGAAAAGAAAAGCTGCTTTCCAAAAATCGGGGAAAAAATCGCAACAAACGATCTTGATGTTTTGGATGAGCCCCACATGCAGGATTCTTTGGGCGCCAAATCATTTGATGAAGAGGGAGTGCCAACCAAAAAAACTCACTACATCAAGAGTGGAGTTTTTGAATCAACATACACTGATTTGTACAATGCATACAAGGAAAAATCTTCTAGTACCGGCAATGCTTGCAGGCCTGGCATTCCACTGGGACGCTCCAGTAATCCAATTCCAGTGTCTGCGCCACACAATCTAACCATATCACCTGGAAACAAAAGCAGGGATGAGATAATTAGGGAAACAAAAAATGGAATCATAGTCAGTAGACTGTGGTATACCTATGCAGTGAATCCGATCAAAGGTGATTTTTCTTGCACTGCTCGAAGTGGAATATGGCAAATACAAAACGGAAAGATAACACATCCAATAAAACCGGTTCGAATAATTCACAGCCTGCCGAAATTGCTCCAAAACATTTCTGGTATTGGGAACAACTCCAAGACGGTTCTGCCCTGGGCTGGTCTGCCAATTACGTGTCCCACCATAAGGTGCGATGGAGTATCCATTTCACTAATCTAG
- a CDS encoding proteasome assembly chaperone family protein, protein MAKKILDESVHEIKKIPIKSPIIFAGFVGPGLAGPLAIGYIIEKLKMTEIGYLHSKYLPPSTVFIQGRLRHPFRFYSNKKGTICAIICEVTLKMDGLYNVASIILDWAQSKRCKELVILDGVASENHDEKTFCAAEEDLCRIMQDKQISMISQGFITGIPGSILNECIIRKIRAITLLVKASHTSPDPLAAATLIDAISRVYEIPIDTAEIRRQKEKIGNEFQEMSEKYKEHRQADSGMYM, encoded by the coding sequence GTGGCAAAAAAAATCCTAGATGAATCCGTCCATGAAATAAAAAAGATTCCAATCAAAAGCCCAATAATATTTGCAGGCTTTGTAGGACCAGGCCTTGCAGGGCCTTTAGCAATAGGATACATCATAGAAAAGCTAAAGATGACAGAAATCGGATACCTGCACTCCAAGTACTTGCCACCATCTACAGTATTCATACAAGGTAGACTGCGCCATCCTTTCCGGTTTTACTCCAACAAAAAAGGAACCATTTGCGCCATAATATGCGAGGTCACACTAAAAATGGACGGACTCTACAATGTTGCATCCATAATTTTGGACTGGGCCCAATCCAAGAGATGTAAAGAATTGGTCATACTTGATGGGGTTGCATCAGAAAATCATGACGAAAAGACATTTTGTGCAGCAGAGGAAGACTTGTGCCGAATAATGCAGGACAAGCAGATATCGATGATTTCTCAGGGGTTCATCACTGGTATTCCAGGCAGCATACTAAACGAGTGCATCATACGCAAAATACGGGCAATTACCCTACTGGTCAAGGCAAGCCACACAAGTCCGGATCCACTAGCAGCTGCCACTCTGATTGACGCAATTAGTCGGGTCTATGAAATCCCAATTGATACTGCAGAGATTCGAAGACAAAAAGAAAAGATTGGCAACGAATTCCAAGAGATGTCTGAAAAATACAAAGAGCATCGACAGGCAGACTCTGGAATGTATATGTAG
- the purM gene encoding phosphoribosylformylglycinamidine cyclo-ligase — translation MMITYKSAGVDVTKIKKSQASIGRIIASTHSGMVKSGFGHYAGLVGIHGGKYLATHTDGVGTKVMIANLLKKYDTIGIDCVAMNVNDVICIGATPISFVDYIAANQNKESVFVDIAKGLAVGAKKSGMPIVGGETAIMPDLFEGKKFAFDLAGMVAGLVDKNKIIMGNKIKPGDHIIGIASSGIHSNGYSLARKALLKKYSINDSIKGIGKLGLAMLSPTEIYVKPVLDVISKCTVHGLANITGGAFTKLLRLKKTGFVLDLTPTPPKIMQLIQSMGVSNEEMYKTFNMGVGFCVIAPKDESDRIISICKKHNISSYQIGHITQRTGVFLNDKRLA, via the coding sequence ATAATGATCACCTACAAGTCCGCAGGCGTTGATGTTACCAAAATAAAAAAGAGTCAGGCATCCATTGGAAGAATAATTGCATCGACCCATTCTGGAATGGTAAAATCCGGGTTTGGGCATTACGCAGGACTGGTTGGGATTCATGGGGGGAAATACCTGGCAACTCATACCGACGGAGTTGGAACCAAGGTAATGATTGCAAATTTGCTAAAAAAATATGACACAATAGGAATTGACTGTGTCGCAATGAATGTCAATGATGTTATTTGTATTGGTGCTACTCCGATATCGTTTGTTGATTATATTGCTGCCAACCAGAACAAGGAATCTGTTTTTGTCGATATCGCAAAAGGGCTAGCAGTTGGCGCAAAAAAATCTGGCATGCCAATAGTTGGCGGTGAGACTGCAATAATGCCTGACTTGTTTGAGGGCAAAAAATTTGCATTTGATCTGGCAGGAATGGTTGCAGGACTGGTTGACAAAAACAAGATCATAATGGGAAACAAGATCAAACCAGGCGATCACATAATAGGCATAGCAAGCAGCGGAATCCACTCTAATGGTTATTCTCTGGCAAGAAAGGCCTTGCTAAAAAAATACTCTATCAATGATTCCATCAAGGGAATTGGCAAGCTTGGCCTTGCGATGCTGAGTCCAACTGAGATCTATGTCAAGCCAGTTTTGGATGTGATATCAAAGTGTACGGTGCACGGCCTGGCAAACATCACAGGTGGTGCATTCACCAAGCTTTTGAGGCTAAAAAAGACCGGCTTTGTGCTGGATTTGACGCCCACGCCGCCAAAGATAATGCAGCTAATACAGAGCATGGGGGTTAGCAATGAGGAAATGTACAAGACATTCAACATGGGTGTTGGCTTTTGTGTTATAGCCCCAAAAGACGAATCAGACAGAATCATTTCAATTTGCAAAAAGCACAACATATCATCATACCAGATAGGCCACATCACACAAAGGACTGGCGTCTTTTTGAATGACAAAAGACTGGCGTAA